The genomic region GCATCGACGAGGGCCTGGTGCGCCTGTCGGTGGGGCTGGAAGACGTGGACGACCTGATCGCCGATCTCGACCGCGCGCTCGCCCGCGCGGGCGTGTAGGAGCCGTCGGCGCCGAAGGCGGCGGGCGCGCTGCGGGCGGCCGCGATCAACCCCCGGCGGCGGCCGCCACCACCGTCTCCTCGGCGTCGGAGGGCAGATACAGCCCGCGCTGGCCGCGCACGGGCCGGAAGCTCTCGGTGATCCCGAGGACCGTCTCGGCCGCGCCGAGGAACAGCACGCCATCGGCCGGCATGATCCGGCGCATGCGCTCCAGCACGTCCTTCTTCGTCGCCTGGTCGAAATAGATCAGCACGTTGCGGCAGAAGACGACGTCGAACTTGCCGAGAGACGTGAAGGGGTCGAGGAGGTTGAACTCCCGATAGGACACCATGTTGCGGATCTCGGGCGCGATCTGCCACTGGTCGCCCACCTGCGTGAAGTATTTCATCAGCATCTGGATCGGCAGGCCGCGCTGCACCTCGAACTGGGAGTAGAGCCCGGCTTCCGCCTTCTTGAGCACGGGACGGGAAATGTCGGTGCCGATGATCTCCACCGACCAGTCCTTCCACTCGTGCCAGCGGTTGCGCAGGATCATCGCGATCGAATAGGGCTCCTGGCCGGTTGAACAGGCCGCGCACCACACCCGGATCCGCCTGGTCGCGGCCCGGCGCGCGCGCAGCATGGGCAGGACCTGCTTTTCCAGGATCTCGAAGGGCGTGCGGTCGCGGAAGAAGAAGGATTCGTTGGTCGTCATCGCCTCGGTGACCTCCCGGGCGAGCGACTCGGAATTCGTGCGCCGCAGCTCCTCGACGAGGGCGTCGATGCCATCCAGCCCGCGCCGGCGCGCCAGCGGGGTCAGCCGGGATTCCAGAAGATAGACCTTGTCGGGATTGAGCGTCAGCCCCGACCGCTTTTTGAGCAGCGCACTCAGGAATTCGAAATCGGCCGTCTTCATCGGCCACCTCCCAGAAACCCGTTCAGTTTTTCAGCCATGCGGTCGAGAGGGACCACCGCCGCGCACAGGCCGGCCGTCGCCACCGCACCCGGCATGCCCCAGACCACGCTCGTCGCCTCGTCCTGGGCGACGATGGTCGCGCCCGCGGTCACCAGATCCCGCGCGCCCCTGAGGCCGTCGTGCCCCATCCCGGTCAGCACGACGGCCAGCGTCCGCGCAGCGTAACTGCGCGCCAGCGAGCGGAACAGCGGATCGACAGCCGGCCGGCAGAAGTTTTCGGGCGGATCCTGGTTGAGCCGCAGCACCGCCCTGCCGTCCTCGCGCTCGACCAGCATGTGCCAGTCACCGGGGGCGACATGGATGCGCCCCCTTTCGAAGGGCATCCGGTCCTCGGCCTCGACCGCCGGCAGACCGCTCACCCGCGCGAGATGCTCGGCGAGAATCCCGGTAAACGTGGGCGGCATGTGCTGGACGATGGCGATCGGCACCTTCTCGAGCGCCCGCCGGTCGAGCTCGCCGAACAGCTTCATCAGCGCCTGGGGGCCGCCCGTGGACGAGCCGATGGCGAGCACCTCCGGCGGAAACAGGGAGGGGGCGCGCAGCACGATCTGCTCGCCGCGCGCCGCCGCGATCGGCTCCTCCGTCCGCTCGCGCCCGCGCGCGACCACCACCACGCCCGCGCGGCGCCCGCCGGCTGCCGGCCCGGTGGGCTGGATCGCGGCCGCGCCCTTCGGCTGGCCCGAGCGGTTCAGGCCCTCGGGCTGGGGAATGCCCAGCTCGCGCCGGCGCTGGGCCGCGTAGATCTTCACCTTCTCGACGAGCTCGCGCCGGAAGTCGAGGCTGGCATTGACGGCGCGCAGCGTCTCCGGCTTCGGCACGTAGTCGCTGGCGCCGAGCTGCAGGGCCCGCAGCGAAATCTCCGCGTTCTTCTTGGTAAGCGTGGAGGCCATGACCACCTTCACCGAAGGCTCCTGCGCGAGGATCTTCGGCAGCGCCGTCATGCCGTCCATCTCGGGCATCTCGATGTCGAGGACGACGACGTCCACCGGTGTGCGTGCCAGATTCTTCAGCGCCATGACGCCGTTGGAGGCGCTCGAGACGACCTTGATGGCCGGGTCCTCCTCCAGATAGCGGGTGAGAAAGCCCCGGATGACGGCGCTGTCGTCGACGACCATGACGCGGTAGGGCCCGCCCTGCTGTTCCCCCGGGGCGGCCGAACGATCCGATGCCGACAAGCTCACTGTCCTGCTCAACGCTGCTGCTCCGGTGGACACCCGCGGCGCGACCCGCCTGTGTCGCGGCCGACCGCGAAACTGCCGCCCCGCCCGCTCACACCAGGCCGACCTGCGCGAACTTCGCCTCGATGATCTCGCGGTCGAAGGGCTTCATGATGTATTCGTCGGCCCCCGCCTCCATCGCCTGGCGGATGTGGGCCATGTCGTTCTCGGTCGTGCAGAACACCACCACCGGCTGCTTGACCCCTTCCATCGCGCGGATCCGCTTCAGAAATTCGAGGCCGTCCATGACCGGCATGTTCCAGTCGAGAAGAACGACGTCCGGCATGCGCGCCTGACAGCGCTCGAGTGCGTCCCGGCCGTCGGCGGCTTCCTCGATCTCGAACTCGAGCTCCTCGAGGATGCGCCGCGCAACCCTGCGGATGACCTTCGAGTCATCCACCACCAGACAGGACTTCATCGCCGTGCTCCCATCAGCTTGCCCATCCCTTTGCTCCCGGCTGCTGCGGCCTCTTCTCTTTGCCTTCGCGCCCTAGGCCGCCACCGCCGACTGCTGATCGAAGTCGAGCAGCTTCTCGACATCGAGTGCGACGAGCAGCTCCTCGTCCAGCCGGTAGATGCCCTTCGAGACCTCGCGCCAGCGCGGGTCGAGGGTGACGGGATTGCGCTCCAGCCGGTCGTCCTCCAGCCGCAGGACGTCGCCGACCTCGTCGATCTGCAGGCTGTAGGGCTCGCCCCGGAACTCCAGCACGACGCTCATGTCCTCGCCGCCGTCCTCGCGCGGCGTAAAGCCCAGCCGTTCGCGCAGATTGATCGCCGTCACGATGCGTCCGCGCAGGTTCAGCACGCCCGCGACCCATTTGGGCGCCAGCGGAATGCGGGTGATCTTCTGCGGCGCGAGCACGTCGTGGACAGCCAGCACCGGGATACCGAGGAGCTGGCCGGCCAGCCGCACGGTCACGAACTCCTGGGCGTCCTCCTGCAGCAACAGCTTTTTCGCGTCGGTTTCCGGACCGCTCATGCCGCATCTCCCTGAAGGTTGAGCTGCTGCGACAGGCTGGCCAGCAGCGCCTTGCGATCGAATTTGGCGATGTAGTCATTGAAGCCCACGGCCCGCCCGCGCGCGAGATGCTTCTCGCTCGCGAAGCTGGACAGCGCAACAAGCGGCGTGTCCTTCCAGCGTCCGCCGGATTTCACGATCTGGGCGAACTCGAAGCCGTCCATCCCGGGCATGTCGATGTCCGAGATGATGAGATCGAAGTCCTCGCCCTCTTCCCTGAGCTCGAGCGCCTTTTCGGCGCTGTCCACGGTGACGAGCTCGTAGCCGGCCGCCTTGAGCAGCGGCCGCAGCATGTTGCGGAAGAAGCTGCTGTCGTCGATGAGCAGCACCCGCGTGCCCTTCCTGGGCGAGACCTCCTCGTTCAGATTGCGCGAGCGCAGCCACTCGCCGAAGGCCTTGCCGAGATAGTAGGACACGTCGATGATCTCGGTGGCCTTGCCCGCGATCACGGCCGAGCCGACGATGCCGGGGCGCTTGGAACCCAGCTTGATGTCGAGCGCATCCTCGACGATGTCGAGGATCTCGTCGACGGCCAGCCCCATCGTGTAGTCGCCGTCGGTGAAGACGATGACGGGCTGGCGGCCCTCCGTGCGCAGGGCCTCGAGGCCGTCGACGGGCACGATGGGCATCAGCGCGCCGCGGTACTGGACGACGAGCTGGCCGTCGGACTCCTCGATGCGCTCGACCTCGATGTCCTCGAGCCGCGCCACCAGCGACAGCGGCACCGCCTTGCGGCCGTGTTCGCCGGCGCGCATGAGCAGGAAGGTCTCGCGCTCGCCCTCGCGCCGGCGCTGGGCTGCCGCATCCTGCTCCTTCGTCTTGTCCTGGTCATCGGAGACGGCGGCGTTTGCGAGATTGGCGATGCCGTTGGGATCGAGGATCATGATGACGCTGCCGTCGCCCAGGATCGTGTTGCCCGAGTAGACGGACAGATGCTTGAGGATCGGGGCGACCGGCTTGACCACGATCTCCTCGGTGTCGAACACCTGATCGACGACGATGCCGAAGGTGAACGCGCCCACCTGGGTCACGACGATGAAGCCGTCGTGCGAGGCCTCTTCGGCCATGATCTCCGCATGGCTCTTGAAGCCCAGAATCCCGTTCAGATAGACGAGCGGCAGCAGCCGGTTGCGCAGGCGCAGCACCGGCGTGTCCTTGATCCGCTCGATGCGGCTGTCGCTGTTTCCGCCGACCCGCACCAGCTCGAGAACGCTGATCTGCGGTATCGCGAAGCGCTCGCCCGAGGCCTCGACGATGAGCGCCGAGACGATGGCCAGCGTCAGCGGAATCTTGATCCGGAAGGTCGTGCCCCGGCCCTCGGTCGAGACCATGTCGATGGTCCCGCCGATCTTTTCGATGTTGGTGCGCACGACGTCCATGCCGACCCCGCGCCCCGACACCGAGGTGACCTGCTCGGCGGTGGAAAAGCCGGGGTGGAAGATGAACTTCTGGATCTGGTTCTCGGACATCTCGGCGAGTTCCGCCTCGGTCGCGAGCCCCTTCTCCAGGATCTTCTTGCGGATCTTCGAGACCGAGATGCCGCGCCCGTCGTCGGAGATCTCGATGATGATGTGCCCGCCCTCGTGCATGGCGTTCAGATGGATCGTGCCGGTCTCCGGCTTGCCCAGCGCCACGCGCTCGGCGGGTGTTTCGATGCCGTGGTCCGCGGAGTTGCGGACCATGTGGGTGAGGGGGTCCTTGATCAGCTCGAGAACCTGGCGGTCGAGCTCGGTCTCGGCGCCATGCATCTCGAGATTGATCTTCTTGTCGAGCTCATGGGCGAGGTCGCGGACGATGCGGGGCAGCTTCGCCCAGGCGTTGCCGATCGGCTGCATGCGGGTCTTCATGATCCCTTCCTGCAGCTCGGTCGTCGTCTGGGACAGCCGCTGGATCGGCACCGTGAATTCGCTGTCCTCGCGCTCGCGCACCATCTGCAGGAGCTGGTTGCGGGTGAGCACCAGCTCGCTGACGAGGTTCATCAGATTCTCGAGGAGATCGACGGAGACCCGGATCGACTGGGCGCTGCGCCGATCGACGCCCGCGCCGTCGCCGCCCTGTGCGCCCTGCGCGTCCGGCTTCTTCGCCTCGGGCTTCGCCTGGCGGCGCGAGCTTTCGATGGCGGACTCGCGGACCATCTCGAGCGCCATCGAGGCATCGTCGCAGGTCTCGGCCTCGAGCTGGATCTCCTCGAAGACGGCCTTGGCGAGCTTGACGAGGCCGTCGAATTCCTTGTCGCCGAAGCCCTCCTTGCCGATCATCGTCTCCATGACGTTGCGGGCGGCCGCCTCGTCCTCCTTGAAGAGCGCCGTCATCAGCCCCTGGAACTGGGCCTTGCGGCGGTCCTCCGGCACATCGGCGAAGAAGGAGCCCAGCACCGGGTCGCGGGCGATGCGCTTGGCCATCAGATGCGCCGCCACCGCGATCGAATCGTCGCCGCCGACGCGCTCGAACAGCCGCGCGCCGGCCGCCGGGGCGGAGGCGGCACGGGGCGCCGCGGCGCCGTTGTTGTCGTTTGCGGTATCGGAAGGCGCCTCGTCGTCGGGCCCCGGCGCCTCCTGGAAGGCGCGCTCCAGCTCTTCCAGCGAGACTTCGCCCGGCTTCAGACGCCGGCCGAGGCCGGGATCATAGGCCCCCTCACCCTCTTCCTCGTCAGCCGTCCCGTCGGCCGCGCTTTCGGCTGCCGGCGGCTCGGCGGCGGGCGCGGCCGCCCCGCCCTCGGCGATCGCGTCGAGCCGGGAGATCAGATCGCTGTCGTCACCCTCGGGCTCCTGGCCGCTCGCCTCCAGGCCGCGCAGGATCTCCTTGATGCGGTCGAGGCTCTCGAGCACCACCGTCACGGCATCGGGCGTGACCTCGAGCTCACCGTCGCGGAACTTGCCGAGGACGTTTTCGGCCGCATGCGCCACGCTCTCGAGACGCGGCAGGCCGAGGAAGCCGCATGTTCCCTTGATGGTGTGCACGAGGCGGAAGATGTTGTCGAGCACCTCGCGATTGCTGGGGTCCTGCTCGAGCTTCACCAGCTCGACGTCGACGACATCGAGGCTCTCGTTCGTCTCGGTCAGAAATTCGACGAGCAGATCGTCCATGATCCCATCCCTGCCTGTGGCCGCAGGCCGGCAGCCATCCGACCCCCATATGCCGACGGGGCGGCGGCCATGCCGCGCGTGAGATGCGCCCGGGCGATGGCTTCGGCGCCGGGTGGACTGTCGCCGAAATCCGTTAAGAAGCTGTAAAGTGCAGAGCCCCGCGCCGGTCCTATCCGCCAGTCACGGAAGCGAGGCGGCAGGTCCCGTCAAGAACGGAACCCCGCACAAGTCTCTAGCCGGATTGTGCCGCCTCACCCGGCAGCCGCACCCCGCACCTCGACCGTGAGCCGGGCGCGACCGCCTTCCTCCGGGGGGATGCTGTCCGACGGCCGGTATTCCGCAAGGCCGAGGCGGCGACCGTCGCCGGCGGCGGCGCGCAGGGCGAGCAGCACCGGGGCGCAGCGGGGGCTGGCCGCGACGGGCGCGTCCGGCGCGCCGAGAAGCGTCACCATCTCGTCGGGCACGATCAGACGCTCGCCCTCGCCCGTGATCGCGAGCGTGCCGCCGTCTTCCGAGATCGTGAGCGTGCCGCCCCGGATCAGGCATTCCGCTACCGCGAGCGCCAGATTGAGGACGACCTTCGCCTCCCGCTTGCCGAGAAGGGAACGGGCGACCTCCCATACGAGCCGGATCCGCATCTGTTCGAGCAGATGACTCAGGCTGCCCGCAAGGAAGCCGGCGTCGATCTCCTCGCCGAGCCCCGCGGCCATGCCGAAGGCGAGGCGATAGAACTGGAGGCGGGCGTTCAGAGTCGCCGCGCTCTTTTCCAGCATGGCGACGATCTCGCGGATCCCGTCGGGATCCGTCTCCTCGCGCAGCAGCTCCATCCCGTTGGCCAGCGCCCCCGAAGGACCCACGAGGTCATGGGCCATGCGCGAACACAGAAGTCCGGCCAGCTCGAGCGGATCGTCGCCGGTCGCCGTCCCGTCCATTCTTCCTCCCTCGAACACGGCGGCCATCCCCCGCAGTCGCCGCGCGCCTCAACTTTGGTGAAATGATAGCCTCCGCGGCCGCCCTTGCCAATCTTTGCACAGGCCGGGACTCCCGGGGGCTTGCCATGGCCCCGGCTGGCGGGCCAAGACGGCGGCACCCGCCGACCGGGCCGTATCAGAAACGGGAGCCGCCGCCGTGAATGCCGCCGATCCCTCGGGACCGTTCACCCTCGCCCACATGGCCGATTCGCCGCTGCTGCCGGCCGTCGCCGCAGCCTGCCGGGCGATCGAGCAGGTGGCGGAGGAGACGATCGCCGTGCGCGAGAAGGGCGATCGCTCGCCCGTCACCCTGGCCGACGAGCGCGCGGAGCGGATTCTGCTCGCGGCTCTCGCCGAGATCGCGCCGGAGATCCCGGTGATCGCGGAGGAGCAGGCGGAGCGCGAAGGGCTGGCCGAGGCGGCGCCGGCGCGATTCCTCCTCGTCGATCCCCTGGACGGGACGAAGGAATTCATCCGCGGCGGCGACGACTACACCGTCAATGTCGCGCTCGTCGAGGCGGGCCGGCCGGTCTTCGGTCTCGTCGCGGCACCAAGGCGCGGGACCGTCTGGATCGGCGCGGCCGGCGAAGGTGCGCTGGCCGCCCGCCTCGGTGCCGGCGGGAGGCTCGAGGAGTCCCGGCGGCTGGCCGTGCGGAGGGCGCCGGAGCGGATCACGATCGTCGCCAGCCGCTCGCACCGCAATCCGGAGACCGAGCGCTATCTCGCCCACTACCCGGATGCCGAGACCGTCGCGATCGGCAGCTCGCTCAAATTCTGCCTCCTGGCCGAAGGGCGGGCGGATCTCTACCCGCGGCTCGGCCCGACGATGGAGTGGGACACGGCCGCGGGCGATGCCGTGCTGCGGGCGGCGGGCGGACGCGTGCTCGACGAGCGGGGCCGGCCGCTCGCCTACGGCAAGCCGGGTTTTCGCAACGGCTGGTTTCTGGCGGTCGGCGATCCCGCGCTGCGCCCCGTGCCGCTTTCGGCCGCGACCGGGGGCGCAGAACCCGACCGGGCTTGACGGGCCTGTTCGCGGGCCGGCAGAGCGCCTATATCGCACCCATGATCGTCGTCTTCGATTGCGACGGAACGCTCGTCGACAGCCAGCACGCCATCTGCGCGGCGCTGGCCGAGGCCTTCCGTGCGGCCGGCCTTGCGCCGCCGCCGCCCGCGACCGCGCGCGGGATCGTGGGGCTGTCGCTCGAACCCGCGATGCGCCGGCTGCTCGCGGCGACCGGCCAGGAGGCGGACCCGGCCCGGCTGGCGGCGTTCTACCGCGACGCCTTCTTCGCCATCCGCAGCCGCAACGGCGCGGATCCGGATTTCGAGCCGCTGTATGAGGGCGTGCGGGAGATGCTGGAGGCGCTGCGCGCGGCCGGCTGTCTGATGGGAATCGCCACCGGCAAGTCGCGGCGGGGGCTGGCCGCCACGCTCGAGCGCCACGATCTGCTGCCCTTCTTCGACGCCTGGGCGACCGCCGACGACCACCCCTCCAAGCCGCATCCGGCGATGCTCCAAGAGGTGGTGGCGGCGCTCGGCGGCGCACCGGGCGGCGCGGTCCATGTGGGTGACACCCGCTTCGATGTCGAGATGGCCCGCGCGGCGGGCGTCACCCCGATCGGGGTCGCCTGGGGCTATCACGAGCCGGCGGAGCTTGCGGCGGCGGGTGCCGCCCATGTCCTCGACCGGCCGGGGGATCTGCCGCCCATCGTCCTCGCCCGGGCTGCCGGCGGGACCACCGCAAACACCCTGCAGGAGACGGAATGATGCCCGAGCGGGATCCGAAGCGCCTCAGGATGCGCTTTCTCTTCCTCGCCGGCGGCATGCTGGCGGCGGCGGTCCTCGTCTATGTCGTGATGGCGGCGCTGCCGCCCGTGGATCCGACGGGGCTGGTCGCGGCGCTTCAGACCTTCTTCGCGCTCGTCCTGCTGCTCGTCGTCGCCTTCGCCCTGCTGTTCCTCCTCGCCGCCACCAGCACCCGGCTCGCCGGCTTTCTTGCCGACCGCGGCCAGTATCTGGTCGATCTCTGGCGCGTGCCCTTCCGCTTCATCGGCTTCGGCGGATTCTTCGACAGCGACCCGCTGGCCGAGAAGGCCATCGCCTCCGAGCGCAAGCGCGCGCGTGTCGAGCGCCGGCGGCTCGCCCGCGCCACCCGGCCGCGCGGCAAGAGCAGCCCTCAATCCGTGTCTTCCCAAGGCAAGGAGGGGAAATGACGAAGGCAGCCGTGATCTGGCGGGCCGGGGCGCGCCGGCGCTTCCGCGAGGCCGCGGCCGAGGCGGTCGACGGCGGCTGGCGCATTCTGCTCGACGGCCGCGCGCTCTCGACTCCGCGCGGGCGGACGCTGCTGCTGCCGACGGCGGCGCTCGCCGAGGCGGTCGCGGCGGAATGGGACGCGCTCGGCGAGCGGCTCGATCCTCGGATGCTGGCGCTCACCGGCCTTGCCAATGCGGCCGCCGATCTCGTGGCCGGCCGCGAGGAGGAGGTCCGTGCCGAGACGCGGGGCTGGGTGGACGGCGATCTTCTCTGCTATCGCGCGCCCTTCCCGGAATCCCTGCGAAGGCTCCAGGCGGAGCACTGGGACCCCCCGCTCGCCGCGCTCGCCAATACCCTCGGCGCGGCCTTCACGGTAGCCGAAGGCGTCCTGCCGCAGACCCAGCCGCGGGCGCTCCACGAGGCGGTCGCGGCCGTGCTCGCCCGCCAGGACGCCTGGCATCTCGCGGGCCTGCGGGCGCTTGCGGGCGCCGCGCACTCGCTCGCGCTTGCGCTCGCCCATCTGCTGTGCGGCTGGCCGATCGAGAAGGTGGTCGCCGCCGCGCTCCTGGATGAGACCTTCCAGGCCGGGCGCTGGGGCGTGGATGCCGAGGCCGAGGCCCGCCGCGAGGCCCTCGCACGCGACATGCGCACCGCCGCCCGCTTCCTCGCGCTAATTGACGCCGCCTGAACACCTCGTCGCAGCCATGACGCTCGAACGGGCCGAGTCGCGTTCCAGCCCGCTTTTATGTAACCGGTACCACATTACTCGATTTGGTCAGGAAGTGACGTATTTGCAAAGACATAAGTTGGTTGAACCCATACGGGTTGCGTTGGTTGCGATTATTATGTAAACGGTTCCCTCGTCGTCCGGCAATGCCACGGCTGGCGGGCGGCACCCGGCCCGAAGGGGAAGGAACCGGATCCGCGTGCGGGCGGATCCGCGCGATCAGGGAGGAGAAAGCCAATGCGTCACACGACGGATCGATTCGCTCAGCGGCTTCTGACGGGTGCGGCCGTCTGCGCGATCGCGCTTGCGATTGCGGCCGGGCTCGATGGGAAGCGGGCCTGGGCCGCACCGGATGCGAAGGATGCGACGGCCCAGACGGATGACGGCAGCAGCGAGGAAAAGGCCGACCAGCCGGTCGAGGCGCTGGAAGAGATCGTCGTCACCGGCACCAGCCGGGTGCGCCGGGCCTTCAGCGCGCCCAACTCGGTCACTCTGATGGATGAGGAGGAGCTGTCCCGCTACAGCTTCAACAGCCAGGCGGACATCCTGCGCAACATCCCCGGCCTGCGGGCCGAAGGCGGCGGCGGCGAGGTGGCGACGAACGTCTTCATCCGCGGCATGCCCTCGGGCGGCCAGTTCCAATTCACGCCGCTCGAATATGACGGCATTCCGGCGTTTTCGACCTTCGGGCTCAATTCTTCGGCCTTCGACGTCTACTACCGCAATGATCTGGGGATCGAGCGTCTCGAATTCGTCCGTGGCGGCGTTTCCAACCTGTTCGGTCCGGGCTCGGTGGCAGGCATCATCAACTACATCTCGATCACCGGCTCGGACACGCCACAGAGTGCCCTGCAGCTGGAGACCGGCACGCCTACGGAGGGGCCCAGCGCCTTCCGCTTCCGGGCCGACTTCATGAGCGCAGGCCCCCTGAGCCGGGACAACGGGCTCTACTACGCCATCTCCGGCTACTATCGCTATGACGAGGGCCCCATCAAGACGGGCTTTCCGACGCAGGGTTTCCAGCTGCGCGCCAATATCAAGAAGGAATTCTCGGACGGCTCCGGCGATTTCCGGATCTTCGGCCAGGTCATCAATGACGACGTCCAGTTCTTCCTGCCCTTCCCGCTGGATGGCGCAACGAAGAAGCGGGCGATCGGCAATGACGGCAAGCGCGTCTTCACCGTCCAGACGGACGACGCGAACTTCCTGAGCTTCGACCGTCCGGACGGCCGTTACCAGACTCGCATCCGTCACGGCGTACGCACGGAAGGCGGGGCGATCGGCTTCGCGTTGGACAAGGATCTGGGTGACGACTGGCGGCTCAACGTGAAGAGCAAGTACGCCCGCTACAGCCACGAGTTCAATCTGTTCCTCGATGGCGATGGAATCGTCAACGTTCCCGAAACCCTGGCCGGTTTCTTGGAGGCGCGCGGTCTTCCCGATCTTTCCAATGCAAATTTCACCTTCACGGAAAGCGGGGAGCCGGTGCCGGCCAACTTCCTGCTGTTCGCCAACCGCATCCTCGATCGCCTGCGGCCGGCGAACGACTTCACCTTCGAAGCAAACATCCGGCGTGATGCCGTAACCGGCAACGTCGACCACACCTTCACGCTCGGCGGCTTCTTCGCCCGCGCGGAAGCCGACGACGTGGACACGATTCTGACCTACCTGGGCGAGTTCTCGAACCGTCCGCGGCTCGTGGACCTGACCGTCACCCTGCCCGACGGATCGGAACAGATCGTCTCGCAGAACGGCCTGCTCAACGCCGGCACCGGCTACAGCAACAACAAGCACACGGCGACCCGCTTTGCAGCCTATGCCGCGGACCAGATGGTGTCCGGGCCGTGGAGCATCGACGTCGGCGTCCGGGTCGAGCGCATGATCGGTGATCTGCTGCGCGAGATGACGGGCACCTTCACCATCAGCGACGATCCGATGCTCGCGCAGGCCCTGCGCGACGTCGTCTTCGGCACCGGCGACTTCCTGAAGGGCAGAGTGCGCACCACGGCCTGGGCAGCAGCAGCCGCGGTGGGATACGAGGTCAGCCGCAACCTCAACCTGTTCGCCAATTTCTCGCGCGGCTTCTTCTTTCCGCAGCTGCGGGGCGTGCGGTTCGATCCCTTCGGCAATCCGAGCCAGTATGAGGCGGAGGTCATCAAGCAGTCCGAGGTCGGCGCGAAGTACCAGAACGCCCGGTTTGCCGCCACCATCACGGGCTTCTGGGTGAAGCTGTCGAACCGTCAGGACATCCGCTTCATCAACGATCCGAACAACCCCGGCCAGACGATCAATGTCGCCAATCTCGTCGGCACCCGCACCTTCGGCGTGGAGGCCACGGGCGAGGTGACGATCACCGAGAACCTCACCTTCTCGGCCAATGTCACCTTCCAGGACCACCAGTTCACGAGCTTCGAGGGCTCCCCGCAGTTCGTCGGCAACGAGATGCCGCGCCAGCCGCGCGTGTTCGTCAACAGCGGGCTCGTCTATGACGATGGCCGGTTCGACGTCGCGATCTTCAACACATTCCAGGGCAGGACGTTCTCCAGCAATGCCAACAACGTCCGCCTCGACGGGTTCAACCTCACGCGGCTGGAGGCCGGCTATCGCTTCGAGATTGCCGACGGCCAGTTCGTGCGGGCATCCGTCGCGATCTTCAATCTGTTCAACAGCGACGGCATCACCGAGGGGAGCCCGCGCGTCGGCAACGCGCAGTCGTCCGCCGGGGCCTTCTTCGTGGGGCGTCCCATTCTGCCCAGGCAATTCACCTTCCGTCTGCGCTACGACTTCTAGGGAGTCGTGCGGTGGGGGCGGGGCTGCGATCCTTTCTTGGCCGGCCCCGCCCCTCCTTTTCCGCGCCGCCTGGCCGGCCATGCCACCCGGTCATGCGGCCGGCGGCCCGCCCGCGGAAGGCATGAAGCGGCTTTTCCTCGAAGAGGATGGCAGGTCAAGGGGATCGATGGCGAAGATGGCGACAGGGCGACGGGATGATCTCGATGCGCAGGCGCGCCGCATCCTCCACGCGAACGACCGCGGCGGCTATACGGTGCCCAATCCCCATGTCTATCCGTTCCAGTGGAACTGGGACTCGGCATTCGTAGCGCTCGGCT from Rhodothalassiaceae bacterium harbors:
- a CDS encoding histidine phosphotransferase, producing the protein MDGTATGDDPLELAGLLCSRMAHDLVGPSGALANGMELLREETDPDGIREIVAMLEKSAATLNARLQFYRLAFGMAAGLGEEIDAGFLAGSLSHLLEQMRIRLVWEVARSLLGKREAKVVLNLALAVAECLIRGGTLTISEDGGTLAITGEGERLIVPDEMVTLLGAPDAPVAASPRCAPVLLALRAAAGDGRRLGLAEYRPSDSIPPEEGGRARLTVEVRGAAAG
- the cheY gene encoding response regulator, with product MKSCLVVDDSKVIRRVARRILEELEFEIEEAADGRDALERCQARMPDVVLLDWNMPVMDGLEFLKRIRAMEGVKQPVVVFCTTENDMAHIRQAMEAGADEYIMKPFDREIIEAKFAQVGLV
- a CDS encoding ATPase, translating into MTKAAVIWRAGARRRFREAAAEAVDGGWRILLDGRALSTPRGRTLLLPTAALAEAVAAEWDALGERLDPRMLALTGLANAAADLVAGREEEVRAETRGWVDGDLLCYRAPFPESLRRLQAEHWDPPLAALANTLGAAFTVAEGVLPQTQPRALHEAVAAVLARQDAWHLAGLRALAGAAHSLALALAHLLCGWPIEKVVAAALLDETFQAGRWGVDAEAEARREALARDMRTAARFLALIDAA
- the cheB1 gene encoding chemotaxis response regulator protein-glutamate methylesterase 1, whose translation is MVVDDSAVIRGFLTRYLEEDPAIKVVSSASNGVMALKNLARTPVDVVVLDIEMPEMDGMTALPKILAQEPSVKVVMASTLTKKNAEISLRALQLGASDYVPKPETLRAVNASLDFRRELVEKVKIYAAQRRRELGIPQPEGLNRSGQPKGAAAIQPTGPAAGGRRAGVVVVARGRERTEEPIAAARGEQIVLRAPSLFPPEVLAIGSSTGGPQALMKLFGELDRRALEKVPIAIVQHMPPTFTGILAEHLARVSGLPAVEAEDRMPFERGRIHVAPGDWHMLVEREDGRAVLRLNQDPPENFCRPAVDPLFRSLARSYAARTLAVVLTGMGHDGLRGARDLVTAGATIVAQDEATSVVWGMPGAVATAGLCAAVVPLDRMAEKLNGFLGGGR
- a CDS encoding chemotaxis protein CheR, encoding MKTADFEFLSALLKKRSGLTLNPDKVYLLESRLTPLARRRGLDGIDALVEELRRTNSESLAREVTEAMTTNESFFFRDRTPFEILEKQVLPMLRARRAATRRIRVWCAACSTGQEPYSIAMILRNRWHEWKDWSVEIIGTDISRPVLKKAEAGLYSQFEVQRGLPIQMLMKYFTQVGDQWQIAPEIRNMVSYREFNLLDPFTSLGKFDVVFCRNVLIYFDQATKKDVLERMRRIMPADGVLFLGAAETVLGITESFRPVRGQRGLYLPSDAEETVVAAAAGG
- a CDS encoding chemotaxis protein CheW, which translates into the protein MSGPETDAKKLLLQEDAQEFVTVRLAGQLLGIPVLAVHDVLAPQKITRIPLAPKWVAGVLNLRGRIVTAINLRERLGFTPREDGGEDMSVVLEFRGEPYSLQIDEVGDVLRLEDDRLERNPVTLDPRWREVSKGIYRLDEELLVALDVEKLLDFDQQSAVAA
- a CDS encoding 3'(2'),5'-bisphosphate nucleotidase CysQ, translating into MNAADPSGPFTLAHMADSPLLPAVAAACRAIEQVAEETIAVREKGDRSPVTLADERAERILLAALAEIAPEIPVIAEEQAEREGLAEAAPARFLLVDPLDGTKEFIRGGDDYTVNVALVEAGRPVFGLVAAPRRGTVWIGAAGEGALAARLGAGGRLEESRRLAVRRAPERITIVASRSHRNPETERYLAHYPDAETVAIGSSLKFCLLAEGRADLYPRLGPTMEWDTAAGDAVLRAAGGRVLDERGRPLAYGKPGFRNGWFLAVGDPALRPVPLSAATGGAEPDRA
- a CDS encoding haloacid dehalogenase, with product MTGLFAGRQSAYIAPMIVVFDCDGTLVDSQHAICAALAEAFRAAGLAPPPPATARGIVGLSLEPAMRRLLAATGQEADPARLAAFYRDAFFAIRSRNGADPDFEPLYEGVREMLEALRAAGCLMGIATGKSRRGLAATLERHDLLPFFDAWATADDHPSKPHPAMLQEVVAALGGAPGGAVHVGDTRFDVEMARAAGVTPIGVAWGYHEPAELAAAGAAHVLDRPGDLPPIVLARAAGGTTANTLQETE